One genomic window of Azospirillum sp. TSH58 includes the following:
- the ettA gene encoding energy-dependent translational throttle protein EttA yields the protein MASYQYVYVMKGLSKVYPGGKKVLDNIWLSFLPGVKIGVLGVNGAGKSTLMKIMAGLDKDYSGEAWAAQGAKVGYLSQEPQLDPTKTVQENVLEALAETKGLLDRFNAVSEAMGDPDADFDALMAEQAELQEKIDAADAWDIDRTVEIAMDALRCPPGDSDVTKLSGGERRRVALCKLLLEKPDLLLLDEPTNHLDAESVAWLQKHLEDYKGTVVLVTHDRYFLDNVTGWILELDRGSGIPWEGNYSSWLEQKQKRLEQEGRAEEARQKQLATELEWIRQSPRARQAKSKARISAYETLLAESGKETTGEARIVIPTPPRLGNVVIEAESINKGFGDRLLIDGLSFRLPPGGIVGVIGPNGAGKTTLFRMITEQDGPDAGTFRVGETVKLGYVDQSRDSLNPNKTVWEEISDGLDIIDLGKKSMPSRAYVSSFNFRGPDQQKKVGQLSGGERNRVHLAKMLKSGANVLLLDEPTNDLDVDTLRALEEALESFAGCAVVISHDRWFLDRLATHILAFEGDSHVEWFEGNFEAYEADKKRRLGEDAVNPHRIKYKPLVRS from the coding sequence ATGGCGTCCTATCAATATGTCTATGTGATGAAGGGCCTGTCCAAGGTCTACCCCGGCGGCAAGAAGGTTCTGGACAACATCTGGCTGTCCTTCCTGCCTGGCGTGAAGATCGGCGTCCTCGGCGTGAACGGCGCCGGCAAGTCGACGCTGATGAAGATCATGGCCGGTCTGGACAAGGACTATTCGGGCGAGGCCTGGGCCGCGCAGGGAGCCAAGGTCGGCTACCTGTCGCAGGAGCCGCAGCTCGATCCGACGAAGACGGTGCAGGAGAACGTCCTGGAGGCCCTGGCCGAGACCAAGGGCCTGCTGGACCGCTTCAACGCCGTGTCGGAGGCGATGGGCGACCCGGACGCCGACTTCGACGCGCTGATGGCCGAGCAGGCCGAGCTTCAGGAGAAGATCGACGCCGCCGACGCCTGGGACATCGACCGCACGGTCGAGATCGCCATGGACGCGCTGCGCTGCCCGCCGGGCGATTCCGACGTGACCAAGCTGTCCGGCGGTGAGCGGCGCCGCGTCGCGCTGTGCAAGCTGCTCCTGGAGAAGCCCGACCTGCTGCTGCTCGACGAGCCGACCAACCATCTGGACGCCGAGTCCGTGGCGTGGCTGCAGAAGCACCTGGAGGACTACAAGGGCACCGTCGTCCTGGTCACCCACGACCGCTACTTCCTCGACAACGTGACGGGCTGGATTCTCGAACTCGACCGTGGGTCGGGCATTCCGTGGGAGGGCAACTACTCCTCCTGGCTGGAGCAGAAGCAGAAGCGCCTGGAGCAGGAAGGCCGCGCCGAGGAGGCCCGCCAGAAGCAGCTCGCCACCGAGCTGGAATGGATCCGGCAGTCCCCGCGCGCCCGTCAGGCCAAGAGCAAGGCCCGCATCTCCGCCTACGAGACGCTGCTGGCCGAGAGCGGCAAGGAGACGACGGGCGAGGCCCGCATCGTCATCCCGACGCCGCCGCGCCTGGGCAACGTCGTCATCGAGGCCGAGAGCATCAACAAGGGCTTCGGCGACCGCCTGCTGATCGACGGCCTGTCCTTCCGCCTGCCGCCGGGCGGCATCGTCGGCGTGATCGGCCCGAACGGCGCCGGCAAGACCACCCTGTTCCGCATGATCACCGAGCAGGACGGGCCGGACGCCGGCACCTTCCGCGTCGGCGAGACGGTGAAGCTGGGCTATGTCGACCAGAGCCGCGATTCGCTGAACCCGAACAAGACCGTGTGGGAGGAAATCTCCGACGGGCTGGACATCATCGACCTCGGCAAGAAGTCGATGCCGAGCCGCGCCTATGTCTCGTCCTTCAACTTCCGCGGTCCGGACCAGCAGAAGAAGGTCGGCCAGCTGTCCGGCGGTGAGCGCAACCGCGTCCATCTCGCCAAGATGCTGAAGTCCGGCGCCAACGTGCTGCTGCTCGACGAACCGACCAACGATCTGGACGTCGACACGCTGCGCGCGCTGGAAGAGGCGCTGGAGAGCTTCGCCGGCTGCGCCGTGGTCATCAGCCACGACCGCTGGTTCCTCGACCGCCTCGCCACCCACATCCTGGCCTTCGAGGGCGACAGCCATGTGGAGTGGTTCGAGGGCAACTTCGAAGCCTACGAGGCCGACAAGAAGCGCCGTCTGGGCGAGGATGCGGTGAACCCGCACCGCATCAAGTACAAGCCGCTGGTCCGTTCCTAA
- a CDS encoding pentapeptide repeat-containing protein, with product MADRTPNEIDEIKAIILAHQTWLTRRGGRRADLSFRDLSNLNLDRVNLNGAKLAGANLVGARLVRADLSQADLFGADMEGANLTASTLIGADLRGANLHRAILTDANLRGADFRAGSLMSGTGDKPRSDGVTRLTEAKMERSILAGANFTGCDLSGADLNDADLTGADMTAAVLVGADFWGATLDGVTFDGTTIDEATLDRNYLPASLPENAIVKPAYKPMPSGAFLEAVAEHERWVNSQGAEGRHLDLDLVSVIGADLTGRVLAAARLRRCRLMGVRLRKASLEMADLSYTEMIGADLTEACLNGTNLRRAGLARAVLARADARPARLSGDRPWPANFDGANLTGADLREARMEGAVLRSAKLGGAKLDGTGITVSEDTAPPPPPAPEERRAQKRYAQPCLIVQTDRGAHSSRNWSIGGVSFYAPDDRFEEGETIEGRLSITGRDDIMATARMVVVHKGAGKGQVSVRFHQYGDDLKQLLKTAFLEHQKLEG from the coding sequence ATGGCCGACCGGACTCCGAACGAGATCGACGAGATCAAGGCGATCATCCTCGCCCACCAGACGTGGTTGACGCGCCGCGGCGGGCGGCGGGCCGACCTCAGCTTCCGCGATCTTTCGAATCTCAACCTCGACCGGGTGAACCTGAACGGGGCGAAGCTGGCCGGGGCCAATCTGGTCGGCGCCCGCCTCGTCCGGGCCGACCTCTCGCAGGCCGACCTGTTCGGCGCCGACATGGAGGGGGCGAACCTGACCGCCTCGACCCTGATCGGGGCGGATCTGCGCGGCGCCAACCTGCACCGGGCCATCCTGACCGACGCCAACCTGCGCGGCGCCGACTTCCGCGCCGGATCGCTGATGAGCGGAACGGGCGACAAGCCGCGCAGCGACGGCGTCACCCGCCTGACCGAGGCGAAGATGGAGCGCTCCATCCTGGCCGGCGCGAACTTCACCGGCTGCGACCTCAGCGGCGCCGACCTGAACGACGCCGACCTGACGGGCGCCGACATGACCGCGGCCGTCCTGGTCGGCGCCGATTTCTGGGGCGCCACGCTGGACGGCGTGACCTTCGACGGCACCACCATCGACGAGGCGACGCTCGACCGCAACTACCTGCCCGCCTCCCTACCCGAGAACGCCATCGTCAAGCCGGCCTACAAGCCCATGCCGTCGGGCGCCTTCCTGGAGGCCGTCGCCGAGCATGAGCGGTGGGTGAACAGCCAGGGAGCGGAGGGCCGCCATCTCGACCTCGACCTCGTGTCGGTGATCGGGGCCGACCTGACGGGGCGCGTGCTCGCCGCCGCCCGGCTGCGCCGCTGCCGCCTGATGGGCGTGCGGCTGCGCAAGGCCAGCCTGGAGATGGCCGACCTCTCCTACACCGAGATGATCGGGGCCGACCTGACGGAGGCCTGCCTGAACGGCACCAACCTGCGCCGCGCCGGGCTGGCGCGCGCCGTTCTGGCCCGCGCCGACGCCCGGCCCGCCCGCCTGTCCGGCGACCGCCCCTGGCCGGCCAATTTCGACGGTGCCAACCTGACCGGCGCCGACCTGCGCGAAGCCCGGATGGAAGGCGCGGTGCTGCGCTCCGCCAAGCTGGGCGGGGCGAAGCTCGACGGCACGGGGATCACGGTGTCGGAGGACACCGCGCCACCGCCGCCTCCGGCGCCGGAGGAACGGCGGGCGCAGAAGCGCTACGCACAGCCCTGTCTGATCGTTCAGACCGACCGTGGCGCCCATTCCTCCCGCAACTGGTCGATCGGCGGCGTCAGTTTCTACGCTCCGGACGATCGGTTCGAGGAGGGCGAGACGATCGAAGGTCGCCTGTCCATCACCGGACGGGACGACATCATGGCCACCGCGCGGATGGTCGTGGTGCACAAGGGCGCCGGGAAGGGACAGGTGTCCGTGCGCTTCCACCAGTATGGCGACGACCTCAAGCAGCTCCTGAAGACCGCCTTCCTGGAGCATCAGAAGCTGGAGGGATGA
- a CDS encoding phospholipid-binding protein MlaC → MLTRRLFLVCAALLAVSSWAARPAAAQSADPGATAFIQSLGNEAVATFSNKSLSREQAVQRFRSLLYQGFDVAYIGRWVLGRYWNAATPQQHDEYQKLFERLIVNTYADRFVEYSGETFRITGSRVEGEADTMVSTQIVRPSGPPVNVDWRVRKRDTAYKIIDVVVEGVSMGVTQRQEFASVIGQNGGRVEGLLQALRQKVGSAG, encoded by the coding sequence ATGCTGACACGTCGCCTGTTTCTCGTGTGCGCGGCCCTGCTCGCGGTGAGCAGCTGGGCCGCCCGTCCCGCCGCCGCGCAATCGGCTGATCCGGGCGCGACCGCGTTCATCCAATCGCTGGGTAACGAGGCCGTCGCCACCTTCTCGAACAAGAGCCTGTCGCGCGAGCAGGCGGTGCAGCGTTTCCGCAGCCTGCTCTACCAGGGCTTCGACGTGGCCTACATCGGGCGCTGGGTGCTGGGCCGCTACTGGAACGCCGCCACGCCGCAGCAGCACGACGAATACCAGAAGCTGTTCGAACGGCTGATCGTCAACACCTACGCCGACCGCTTCGTCGAGTATTCGGGCGAGACCTTCCGGATCACCGGGTCCCGCGTGGAAGGCGAAGCGGACACGATGGTCTCCACCCAGATCGTCCGCCCCAGCGGCCCGCCGGTGAATGTGGACTGGCGCGTGCGCAAGCGCGACACCGCCTACAAGATCATCGACGTGGTGGTCGAGGGCGTCAGCATGGGCGTGACCCAGCGGCAGGAGTTCGCCTCCGTCATCGGCCAGAACGGCGGACGGGTCGAAGGGCTGCTCCAGGCGCTCCGCCAGAAGGTTGGCAGCGCCGGCTGA
- a CDS encoding VacJ family lipoprotein: MKLANLSRSLLRSAAVAVVALGMAGCATAPGSNEADVTVSDPLEIPNRFVFAVNETADILLIRPATEVYVGVVPDPLRQAVHNFIQNLLGPLYIANNLLQGDFEGAQVATGRFMTNTILGIGGLADVATEAGIGDRPEDFGQTLGVWGVGPGPYVVLPFLGPSNVRDTLGYGVDTLADPFRIGTNAAGADNAMYGRTAAAGLDRRSQLLREIDDLRKNSLDFYATARSLYAQQRRAAIANDIAPATPEFPDFDEPAKK, from the coding sequence ATGAAGCTGGCCAACCTCTCCCGCTCCCTTCTTCGCTCGGCCGCCGTGGCCGTCGTCGCCCTCGGCATGGCGGGCTGCGCAACCGCGCCCGGCAGCAACGAAGCCGACGTCACGGTCAGCGATCCGCTGGAGATTCCCAACCGATTCGTCTTCGCCGTCAACGAGACCGCGGACATCCTGCTGATCCGCCCGGCGACGGAGGTGTATGTGGGCGTCGTCCCCGACCCGCTGCGCCAGGCGGTGCACAACTTCATCCAGAACCTGCTCGGCCCGCTCTACATCGCCAACAACCTGCTGCAGGGCGATTTCGAGGGCGCCCAGGTCGCCACCGGCCGGTTCATGACCAACACCATCCTCGGCATCGGCGGCCTCGCCGACGTGGCGACGGAGGCCGGCATCGGCGACCGTCCGGAGGATTTCGGCCAGACGCTGGGCGTCTGGGGCGTCGGACCGGGGCCCTACGTGGTGCTGCCGTTCCTCGGCCCGTCGAACGTCCGCGATACGCTGGGCTACGGCGTCGACACGCTGGCCGACCCGTTCCGCATCGGCACCAACGCCGCCGGGGCGGACAACGCGATGTACGGGCGGACCGCCGCCGCGGGCCTGGACCGCCGCTCGCAGCTCCTGCGCGAGATCGACGACCTGCGCAAGAACTCCCTGGACTTCTACGCGACGGCCCGCAGCCTGTACGCGCAGCAGCGCCGCGCGGCGATCGCCAACGACATCGCGCCGGCGACGCCGGAATTCCCCGATTTCGACGAACCCGCCAAGAAATAA